A region of Chitinophaga horti DNA encodes the following proteins:
- a CDS encoding MATE family efflux transporter — protein MRRIYYKYREHYKDNFFLAYPVVISQLGHTLVGLSDSLIIGHTGKVPLAAVSLGNSMFTTFLVCGIGMSYGLTPLIAQANGRGDRDSCGHLLGHSLLVNILTGILLCGVILLGAHFIGYMGQEAGVAAQAKPFLVFLAVSMIPLMVYLTFKQFAEGLGFTKQAMNISIAGNLLNIFIGVTLVFGWFGFPKMGVLGVGIATLTDRILMGITMAWYVLKAKHFKPYLTTFRSGGYDWASIRKITRIGTPIALQGVFEVSAFGGAAILVGWIGAAELAAHQIAISLASMTYMMASGVSSAAGIRSGNNLGRKDFTGLRHSAIASYHMVLVLMSVTALFFLIFCQVLPSFYISDPGVIAIAAQLIVIGILPAVRWYTGSRIGCVTRTGRCAVAYDHYLPGILGTWFAGSMAARLYLRLWCTGRLVGTFHRIDGRIDIAVLPFSLQNKKTGSNRLILPHAYLLRKGINTYTAILYDGRAYIQVLHTSAAHGERRACFAGRWFRQ, from the coding sequence ATGAGACGGATTTATTACAAGTACCGGGAACATTATAAAGACAATTTCTTTTTAGCCTATCCCGTTGTTATCTCCCAATTAGGGCACACCCTCGTGGGCCTTTCTGACAGCCTGATCATCGGCCACACCGGTAAAGTACCGCTGGCAGCCGTATCATTAGGCAACAGCATGTTCACCACCTTTTTGGTGTGCGGTATTGGTATGTCGTACGGCTTAACGCCACTGATCGCACAGGCCAACGGCCGCGGCGACCGCGACTCGTGCGGACACTTGCTCGGGCATAGTTTACTGGTAAACATTCTTACCGGCATCCTCCTTTGCGGCGTGATATTACTGGGCGCGCACTTTATCGGGTACATGGGCCAGGAGGCAGGCGTGGCTGCACAAGCAAAACCCTTCCTGGTATTCCTCGCCGTATCGATGATACCCCTGATGGTGTATCTCACTTTTAAACAATTTGCAGAAGGCCTCGGCTTTACCAAACAGGCGATGAACATCAGTATCGCCGGTAACCTGTTGAACATTTTCATCGGTGTAACGCTGGTATTCGGCTGGTTTGGTTTCCCGAAAATGGGCGTACTCGGTGTGGGCATTGCTACCTTAACCGACAGGATACTGATGGGCATCACCATGGCCTGGTATGTACTGAAAGCAAAGCATTTTAAGCCCTACCTGACCACCTTCCGCTCTGGCGGATACGACTGGGCGTCCATCCGGAAAATCACCCGTATTGGCACCCCGATCGCGCTGCAAGGTGTATTCGAAGTAAGCGCCTTTGGCGGAGCGGCTATTCTCGTGGGATGGATTGGCGCAGCGGAACTGGCGGCACACCAGATCGCGATCTCACTGGCGTCTATGACGTACATGATGGCCAGCGGCGTTTCTTCCGCAGCCGGTATTCGCAGCGGTAATAATTTAGGCAGAAAAGACTTCACTGGGCTTCGTCACAGCGCGATTGCCAGTTACCACATGGTGTTAGTGCTAATGAGCGTTACCGCGTTGTTTTTCCTGATTTTTTGCCAGGTATTGCCGTCGTTCTACATCAGCGATCCCGGTGTCATTGCGATCGCCGCACAGTTGATCGTGATCGGCATTCTTCCAGCTGTTCGATGGTACACAGGTAGTCGGATTGGGTGTGTTACGCGGACTGGGAGATGTGCAGTTGCCTACGATCATTACCTTCCTGGCATACTGGGTACTTGGTTTGCCGGTAGCATGGCTGCTCGGCTTTACCTTAGGCTATGGTGTACAGGGCGTCTGGTGGGGACTTTCCATCGGATTGATGGTCGCATCGATATTGCTGTTCTTCCGTTTTCATTACAAAACAAAAAAACTGGAAGCAACCGCTTAATTTTGCCGCATGCATATCTTTTACGCAAAGGGATTAACACCTACACAGCCATCTTATACGATGGACGAGCCTACATCCAAGTACTGCATACAAGTGCTGCGCATGGAGAGAGGCGGGCGTGTTTTGCTGGCAGATGGTTCCGGCAATAA
- a CDS encoding cell division protein ZapA, giving the protein MEQLIPVNIVVADRAYRIKIRPEEEEDVRRIMKEVNEKIVEFKAAFAGKDIQDYIAMALIMYATHPVTSGGKAQASVAPFLSEKLQHLENLLSEGLK; this is encoded by the coding sequence ATGGAGCAGCTGATACCCGTTAACATTGTGGTGGCCGACCGGGCTTACCGCATTAAGATCAGGCCGGAGGAGGAGGAAGATGTGCGCCGCATTATGAAGGAGGTGAATGAAAAGATCGTTGAATTTAAAGCGGCGTTTGCCGGTAAAGATATTCAGGATTATATAGCCATGGCGCTTATCATGTACGCCACCCATCCCGTTACGAGCGGCGGAAAAGCCCAGGCCAGCGTGGCCCCCTTCCTGTCAGAAAAGTTACAACATCTTGAAAATCTGTTGAGTGAAGGCCTGAAATAG
- a CDS encoding RNA polymerase sigma factor, protein MDQVDEELLLQCAKADDQLAQQMLYERYVKLLVYEANLILGDEEDAKDVVHDFFVDFFAKKRHVNIKENLGGYLYKAVRYCCMIVLRRRQYRGQFAESYKHIKEQVCNVTPGEGREIRENFDQLLAGMSRQPARALKLYLESDLRRKQVAVAMGISDNTVKTHISSGIKVLRKKMAEMR, encoded by the coding sequence ATGGATCAAGTGGACGAGGAGCTGCTTTTGCAATGCGCGAAAGCCGACGATCAGCTCGCACAGCAGATGCTTTACGAACGTTACGTTAAACTGCTGGTATATGAAGCCAACCTTATTCTTGGTGACGAAGAAGATGCTAAAGACGTCGTACACGATTTCTTCGTGGATTTCTTTGCAAAAAAAAGGCATGTAAATATTAAGGAAAACCTTGGTGGTTATCTGTATAAAGCCGTGCGCTATTGTTGCATGATCGTGCTAAGGCGCCGTCAGTATCGCGGACAGTTCGCGGAAAGCTACAAACATATCAAGGAGCAGGTGTGCAATGTTACACCTGGCGAAGGCCGGGAAATCCGGGAGAACTTCGATCAGTTGCTGGCAGGTATGTCGCGCCAGCCGGCGCGTGCTTTAAAGCTATACCTGGAAAGCGATTTGCGCCGCAAACAGGTGGCAGTAGCAATGGGTATATCTGATAATACGGTTAAAACACACATCTCGTCAGGTATAAAAGTATTGCGCAAAAAGATGGCAGAGATGCGTTAG
- a CDS encoding 3-keto-disaccharide hydrolase translates to MKKLFLLGATLFSVGFASAQGKWQPLFNGKDLKGWKQLGGSATYAVKDKEIIGTTVAKTPNSFLTTEKNYGDFILELEYKLDQDLNSGIQFRSQSWPDYEKGRVFGYQMEIDPSARRWSGGIYEEGRRGWLYPLDLNPVAQQAYKKSTWNKYRIECRGSEIRTWINGVPAAHVVDTSLPTGFIALQVHSIGKPEDAGKTIRWRNIRILENPSASQYAPYDSIYVVNNIPNNISAQEKLNGYKLLWDGSTKTGWRGAYKDKFPEKGWEIKEGTLNVLSSGGAESTNGGDIVTDATYGAFDLEFDFKLTEGANSGVKYFVTENEKNSGSAIGLEFQILDNDKHPDAKLGAAGNRTLGSLYDLIPAYKFANSHKKIGEWNHGRVVVYPDNRVEHWVNGHKVVSFTRGDNIYKALVARSKYAKWPEFGMAEQGHILLQDHGDNVSYKSIKIKILK, encoded by the coding sequence ATGAAAAAGTTATTCCTCTTAGGCGCAACCCTCTTCAGCGTAGGGTTCGCATCAGCCCAGGGCAAATGGCAGCCACTTTTTAATGGTAAAGATCTGAAAGGCTGGAAACAGCTGGGCGGTTCTGCTACCTATGCGGTGAAGGACAAAGAAATCATCGGCACCACAGTGGCCAAAACACCTAACTCCTTCCTGACTACCGAAAAAAACTACGGGGACTTCATCCTGGAGCTGGAGTACAAGCTGGACCAGGACCTGAACTCCGGTATCCAGTTTCGCAGCCAGAGCTGGCCCGACTATGAGAAAGGCCGCGTATTTGGTTACCAGATGGAGATAGACCCCTCCGCCCGTCGCTGGAGCGGTGGTATTTATGAAGAAGGCCGCCGTGGCTGGCTGTACCCGCTGGACCTGAACCCCGTAGCGCAACAGGCTTACAAAAAAAGCACCTGGAACAAGTACCGCATCGAGTGCCGTGGCTCCGAGATCCGTACGTGGATCAATGGCGTACCGGCTGCACATGTGGTGGATACTTCGCTGCCTACCGGCTTTATCGCCCTGCAGGTACACTCTATCGGCAAACCGGAAGATGCGGGCAAAACCATCCGCTGGCGTAATATCCGCATCCTCGAAAATCCATCGGCGTCGCAGTATGCGCCCTATGACTCCATTTACGTGGTGAATAATATCCCGAACAACATCTCAGCACAAGAAAAGTTGAATGGCTACAAACTGTTGTGGGATGGCAGTACGAAGACCGGATGGAGAGGGGCGTACAAAGATAAATTTCCAGAAAAGGGATGGGAAATTAAAGAAGGAACGCTGAATGTCTTATCTTCGGGCGGCGCAGAATCCACAAACGGTGGAGATATTGTGACCGACGCAACCTATGGTGCATTTGACCTGGAATTTGATTTTAAGTTGACCGAAGGTGCCAACAGTGGTGTTAAATATTTTGTAACGGAAAACGAAAAGAACAGCGGCTCGGCGATAGGCCTTGAGTTTCAGATATTAGATAACGATAAGCATCCGGATGCCAAGCTTGGAGCGGCAGGAAACCGGACCCTCGGGTCGCTTTATGACCTGATTCCTGCCTACAAATTTGCAAATTCTCACAAAAAGATCGGCGAATGGAACCACGGGAGAGTGGTTGTATACCCGGATAACCGCGTGGAGCATTGGGTAAATGGCCACAAAGTAGTGAGTTTCACCCGCGGCGATAATATTTATAAAGCCCTGGTGGCGCGCAGTAAATATGCGAAATGGCCCGAATTTGGTATGGCTGAACAAGGGCACATCCTGCTGCAGGACCACGGTGATAACGTAAGTTATAAAAGCATTAAAATAAAGATTTTGAAATAG
- the pheT gene encoding phenylalanine--tRNA ligase subunit beta → MTISYNWLCEYLPVKPAPEQLSTILTSIGLEVESLEAFESVKGSLEGLVIGEVLHVEKHPNADKLRITQVNIGGAEPLGIVCGAPNVAVGQKVVVAPIGTTIYPLSGEPLTMKKAKIRGEESNGMICAEDEIGLGTSHDGILVLDPSLVPGTPAREVFKPVQDMIFEIGLTPNRMDAMSHMGVARDVCAWLNNHENTDKHKIVLPAAWPEGASFTNKLAEVAAAPARDLATFPAPAHIMVEVENQADCPRYSGVLISGIKVADSPEWLKNRLLAIGVRPINNIVDITNFVLHETGQPLHAFDVAAIKGGKVVVKNLPQGTAFVTLDDKERKLDARDLMICNGEGEGMCIAGVFGGVKSGVSATTTDIFLESAWFAPGTVRATSVRHGLRTDAATRFEKGVDISNVVNVLERAAALIAELGGGQIASPVTDVYPQPKAKTEVAFTYAYVHRLSGNNYPVDKILNILTSLGFEVLSKDDAGARVAVPFSKPDISIPADIVEEVMRIDGLDNILIPPAITIAPSVQAQPDKERIREKVGSYLAANGFMEIFTNSITNSQYYDATTQETLVKMLNNLSVELDTMRPSMLETGLESVAYNLNRKNENLLFFETGKTYKQIAVGNYEEKEHLALYLTGDKLPENWMHKSQKVDFYFLKGFVLNVFRQLGVELSQIVEATVPHLQQAFELKVKNKVIGVMGSVSPQRLKTFDIKQPVWYADIYWDVVLGSLQKADRFYVEIPKFPAIRRDLALVLDKSVKFAAVEEAAKGVKSSLLQQVNLFDVFESEKLGANKKSYAISFTFQDPQKTLTDKDVDGVMNKLVKAFESQLQAEIRK, encoded by the coding sequence ATGACAATCTCGTACAATTGGTTATGTGAATATTTACCGGTAAAGCCTGCCCCGGAACAACTTTCTACCATCCTCACGTCTATCGGACTGGAAGTAGAAAGCCTGGAAGCTTTCGAAAGTGTTAAAGGCAGCCTCGAAGGGCTGGTAATAGGAGAGGTGTTGCATGTGGAAAAACACCCTAACGCGGATAAACTGCGTATAACCCAGGTAAATATAGGTGGTGCGGAACCGTTAGGCATCGTATGCGGTGCCCCTAACGTGGCGGTAGGCCAAAAGGTGGTTGTAGCCCCCATTGGTACAACCATTTACCCGCTCAGCGGCGAGCCGCTGACCATGAAAAAGGCCAAGATCCGTGGTGAAGAAAGCAACGGTATGATCTGCGCCGAAGACGAAATTGGTCTGGGTACCAGCCATGACGGCATCCTGGTATTAGATCCATCCCTGGTGCCGGGTACGCCTGCCCGTGAGGTGTTTAAACCAGTGCAGGACATGATCTTCGAGATTGGCCTCACACCTAACCGCATGGATGCAATGAGCCATATGGGCGTTGCTCGCGACGTATGCGCCTGGCTGAACAATCACGAAAACACAGACAAGCATAAAATCGTACTACCGGCAGCGTGGCCGGAAGGCGCATCTTTCACCAATAAACTGGCGGAAGTAGCGGCTGCGCCTGCGCGTGACCTGGCCACTTTTCCTGCTCCCGCACATATTATGGTGGAAGTGGAAAACCAGGCCGATTGTCCCCGTTATAGCGGTGTACTCATTTCGGGTATTAAGGTGGCGGATTCGCCTGAATGGCTCAAGAATCGCCTGCTGGCCATCGGCGTTCGCCCGATCAATAATATAGTAGATATCACCAACTTCGTACTGCACGAAACCGGCCAGCCCCTGCATGCATTCGATGTGGCGGCGATCAAAGGAGGTAAAGTGGTGGTGAAAAACCTGCCACAGGGTACAGCTTTCGTTACGCTCGATGATAAAGAACGTAAGCTGGACGCCCGTGACCTCATGATCTGTAATGGAGAAGGAGAAGGCATGTGTATTGCCGGCGTGTTTGGCGGTGTTAAGTCTGGTGTTTCCGCAACGACTACCGACATCTTCCTCGAAAGTGCCTGGTTTGCTCCGGGTACAGTAAGGGCTACTTCAGTGCGCCATGGTTTACGTACGGACGCGGCTACCCGTTTCGAAAAAGGGGTGGACATCAGCAACGTGGTAAACGTACTGGAGCGTGCCGCCGCATTGATCGCGGAACTGGGGGGCGGACAAATTGCCTCCCCGGTAACCGACGTATACCCGCAGCCGAAAGCTAAAACCGAGGTGGCTTTCACGTATGCTTACGTACACCGCCTGAGCGGCAATAATTACCCCGTCGATAAAATACTGAACATACTCACCAGCCTGGGCTTCGAAGTGTTATCCAAGGATGATGCCGGTGCCCGTGTAGCCGTGCCGTTCTCTAAACCCGACATCTCCATCCCGGCAGATATTGTGGAAGAGGTGATGCGCATCGATGGGCTGGACAATATCCTGATTCCGCCAGCGATTACCATTGCACCGAGCGTGCAGGCGCAGCCAGACAAGGAGCGCATCCGTGAGAAGGTGGGTAGTTACCTGGCAGCGAATGGTTTTATGGAGATTTTTACCAACTCCATTACGAACAGCCAGTACTACGACGCCACCACGCAGGAAACGCTGGTGAAAATGCTGAACAACCTGAGCGTGGAGCTGGATACCATGCGTCCGTCGATGTTGGAAACGGGCTTGGAAAGCGTTGCCTATAACCTGAACAGGAAGAACGAAAACCTGCTGTTCTTCGAAACCGGCAAAACCTACAAGCAAATAGCAGTTGGTAACTACGAAGAGAAAGAACACCTGGCTTTATACCTGACCGGCGATAAACTGCCGGAAAACTGGATGCACAAGTCTCAGAAGGTAGATTTCTATTTCCTGAAAGGATTCGTACTCAATGTGTTCCGCCAGTTAGGCGTAGAGCTGTCGCAGATTGTGGAGGCTACCGTGCCGCACCTGCAACAGGCGTTCGAACTGAAAGTGAAAAACAAAGTGATCGGTGTAATGGGCAGCGTATCGCCCCAGCGCCTGAAAACATTCGATATTAAGCAGCCTGTTTGGTATGCCGACATTTACTGGGACGTGGTGTTAGGTTCCCTGCAGAAGGCCGACCGCTTCTATGTGGAGATACCAAAATTCCCGGCCATTCGCCGCGACCTGGCGTTGGTGCTGGACAAATCGGTGAAGTTTGCTGCCGTGGAAGAAGCTGCGAAGGGCGTGAAGTCCTCGCTGCTGCAGCAGGTGAACCTGTTCGACGTGTTCGAGAGCGAAAAGCTGGGTGCGAACAAAAAGTCGTACGCCATCAGCTTCACCTTCCAGGACCCGCAGAAAACGTTGACAGACAAGGATGTAGATGGCGTAATGAACAAGCTGGTGAAAGCATTTGAGTCACAATTGCAAGCAGAGATCCGTAAATAA
- a CDS encoding ABC transporter permease, which produces MFPNFMKTVFRHLWKNKGYSALNVAGLSIGITFAALVFLWAEDELNFDSSHAKRGNVYMTYVHQDYETGVFTHKSAPGPLGPALKTDIPGIENTCRTNEGQANLLLRVGDQSLYAAGKYAEPSIFQLFTLPFVQGNAAAALSQPQSIVLTDQLAKRLFGQSYGDIIGKSVRLDNKEDYRISAVLHDLPANSSLQFSWLAPWETYQASREYLQNWDNFGMSTYVELSPNVALSPVNERLWNYLDTRIQKNNSHLSLLGMKDWRLRDRFVEGKATGGGRIEYVRMFLVIACIILLIACINFMNLATARSSKQAKEVGVRKVLGADKGGLALRFIGESMIVALLATTVAVGLIYACIPAFNGLVAKELSPALGQPAHIATLAAIVIVCGLVAGSYPSIYLSSFNPVSVLKGLRGKTGSVVMVRKSLVVVQFAVSIVLIICTVIVLQQIHYAKHRNLGFNKNNLLEIDVRGEMGKHFTAVREQLIASGKVEGVAMADHPTIYGGNNTNSLNWDGKEPGKDVRISYRIVSPGFFNTLGMKLAEGEDFKLNENGDTLTAVITESMAKLMGAGSAVGKTIYAGEMGYTTVKVKGVVKDYMYGSMFGQTSDPVMFLCNANYGNTYMYVRPKAGVHPQEALAGIESVVMKAAPGYPFTYRFVDDMFNNMFFNEMLVAKLARIFAGLAIFISCLGLFGLAAYTAEQRTREIGIRKVMGASAAGIATLLSRDFLRLVLIAAVAAFPLAWYLMSNWLKGYNYRVEISWWVFLAAGGGAMFIALITVTAHSLKAALINPIKSLRTE; this is translated from the coding sequence ATGTTTCCGAACTTCATGAAAACAGTGTTCCGCCATCTTTGGAAAAATAAAGGCTACAGCGCATTGAACGTAGCTGGTTTATCCATCGGTATTACGTTTGCTGCACTGGTATTTCTTTGGGCGGAAGATGAATTGAATTTCGACAGCAGCCACGCGAAACGCGGCAACGTTTACATGACTTATGTGCACCAGGACTATGAAACGGGCGTCTTCACGCATAAGTCGGCACCAGGCCCCCTCGGCCCGGCCTTAAAAACTGACATCCCAGGTATCGAAAATACTTGTCGTACCAACGAAGGGCAAGCCAATCTTTTGCTGCGCGTGGGCGACCAGTCTTTATATGCGGCTGGTAAATATGCCGAGCCCTCCATCTTCCAGCTGTTTACGCTGCCTTTTGTACAGGGCAACGCAGCCGCAGCCTTATCGCAACCACAGTCTATAGTGCTTACGGACCAACTGGCGAAAAGGTTGTTCGGCCAATCGTACGGCGATATTATCGGTAAAAGTGTTCGCCTCGATAATAAAGAAGATTACCGCATAAGCGCCGTACTGCACGACCTGCCGGCCAACTCCTCCCTGCAATTCAGCTGGCTCGCACCCTGGGAAACATACCAGGCCTCCAGGGAATATTTGCAGAACTGGGACAACTTTGGAATGAGCACTTACGTGGAGCTATCGCCGAATGTAGCATTAAGCCCGGTGAACGAGCGGTTATGGAATTACCTGGATACCCGGATACAAAAAAATAACTCTCATTTGTCGCTGCTCGGCATGAAAGACTGGCGTTTGCGCGACCGCTTCGTGGAAGGCAAAGCGACCGGCGGCGGACGAATTGAATATGTTAGAATGTTCCTGGTAATCGCCTGCATTATCCTGCTTATCGCCTGCATCAACTTTATGAACCTTGCCACTGCCCGCAGCAGTAAGCAGGCAAAAGAAGTAGGTGTGCGAAAAGTGTTAGGGGCAGATAAAGGAGGCCTGGCTTTACGTTTTATCGGCGAATCGATGATCGTTGCTTTACTGGCCACAACCGTTGCAGTGGGCTTGATATACGCGTGCATACCGGCCTTTAACGGACTGGTGGCGAAGGAGCTGTCACCAGCATTAGGTCAGCCGGCGCACATCGCTACATTGGCCGCTATCGTGATCGTATGCGGGTTGGTAGCCGGCAGTTATCCATCTATCTACCTGTCTTCCTTCAATCCGGTGAGCGTGCTGAAAGGCTTACGTGGAAAAACGGGTAGCGTGGTGATGGTGCGCAAAAGCCTGGTAGTAGTGCAATTCGCAGTGTCTATCGTATTGATTATTTGCACGGTGATCGTACTGCAACAGATACATTATGCGAAACATCGTAACCTCGGTTTCAATAAAAATAATCTGCTGGAAATAGATGTTCGCGGAGAGATGGGCAAACATTTTACCGCTGTGCGTGAGCAACTCATTGCCAGCGGGAAAGTAGAAGGCGTGGCCATGGCCGATCACCCTACAATTTACGGGGGCAACAATACCAATTCGCTTAACTGGGATGGAAAAGAGCCCGGCAAGGATGTAAGGATCTCGTACCGTATTGTGTCGCCCGGCTTTTTCAATACCCTGGGTATGAAACTGGCAGAAGGTGAGGACTTCAAACTAAATGAAAATGGAGATACACTGACTGCCGTTATTACCGAGAGTATGGCAAAACTAATGGGTGCTGGCAGTGCGGTCGGTAAAACAATTTATGCCGGTGAGATGGGCTACACGACGGTAAAAGTGAAAGGCGTGGTGAAGGATTACATGTATGGCAGTATGTTCGGTCAAACCAGCGACCCGGTGATGTTTTTATGCAATGCGAATTACGGCAACACTTATATGTACGTGCGGCCAAAAGCCGGCGTTCATCCGCAGGAGGCGCTGGCCGGTATTGAAAGTGTGGTAATGAAAGCGGCGCCGGGCTACCCGTTTACGTATCGTTTTGTGGATGATATGTTTAATAACATGTTTTTCAACGAGATGCTGGTCGCGAAGCTGGCGCGCATCTTTGCAGGATTGGCCATCTTTATATCCTGTTTAGGTTTATTTGGGCTGGCAGCTTATACTGCCGAACAGCGCACGCGCGAAATTGGCATTCGTAAAGTGATGGGTGCCAGTGCTGCAGGTATTGCTACGCTGTTGTCCCGCGACTTTTTACGGCTCGTACTCATTGCCGCAGTAGCGGCATTTCCGCTCGCATGGTACCTGATGAGCAACTGGCTCAAAGGATATAATTACAGGGTAGAGATAAGCTGGTGGGTATTTCTGGCAGCCGGCGGCGGCGCAATGTTCATTGCCCTGATCACCGTTACAGCGCACTCGTTAAAAGCGGCATTAATCAATCCCATCAAAAGTTTACGCACGGAGTAA
- a CDS encoding RsmE family RNA methyltransferase gives MDEPTSKYCIQVLRMERGGRVLLADGSGNKYEAVIADDNRKKCVLNIDSVSAVPAPPCMLHIAIAFTKNVSRMEWFLEKAVEIGITHITPIVTTRTEREKFKAERFENILVSAMLQSQQFFLPQLSEPVAFDKLVAGGLPQQAFIAHCLPESKTHLLDAAKPGNDAMLLIGPEGDFTPEEITDALSRGFIPVSLGNTRLRTETAGMVGATLLAAANR, from the coding sequence ATGGACGAGCCTACATCCAAGTACTGCATACAAGTGCTGCGCATGGAGAGAGGCGGGCGTGTTTTGCTGGCAGATGGTTCCGGCAATAAGTACGAAGCTGTTATTGCGGACGACAATCGCAAAAAATGTGTGCTGAACATCGATAGTGTATCGGCAGTGCCCGCGCCGCCTTGCATGCTGCATATTGCGATCGCGTTCACGAAAAATGTATCGCGTATGGAGTGGTTCCTGGAAAAGGCGGTGGAGATCGGCATTACGCACATCACACCAATCGTTACTACGCGTACAGAAAGAGAAAAATTTAAGGCAGAACGTTTTGAAAATATACTCGTATCGGCCATGCTCCAGTCGCAGCAATTCTTTTTGCCGCAGCTGTCGGAACCGGTAGCGTTCGATAAACTGGTGGCAGGCGGCTTGCCGCAACAGGCGTTTATTGCACACTGCCTGCCGGAAAGTAAAACACATTTACTCGATGCGGCAAAACCCGGCAACGATGCGATGCTGCTTATTGGTCCGGAGGGAGACTTTACGCCTGAAGAAATTACGGATGCACTGTCGCGCGGTTTTATTCCGGTGTCGCTGGGTAATACCCGGTTACGCACAGAAACGGCTGGTATGGTCGGCGCTACGCTGCTGGCCGCGGCCAACCGCTAA
- the dnaB gene encoding replicative DNA helicase: MDVNLKKDRNFRKKPSVDLSTMVYGKIPPQSKELEEAVLGALMLEKGAFDTVIEILKPDCFYVDAHQRIFSSMLRLAGKSMPVDILTVVEELKSSGELEQVGGPFFVTRLTNMVVSSANIEAHARIVLQKFIQRELIRISGEILSESYEDTADVFDLLDSAESKLFEITNNHLRKNYDSIDKILVNTIKRIEDLRNKGEEMTGVPSGFPTLDKITYGWQPTDLIILAARPAVGKTAFALNLARNAALHPTHGKGSAIFSLEMSSGQLVQRILSAESEIKLEKITRGKLDETEMRILMTRGIERLAKAPIFIDDTPSLNIFELRAKCRRLVHNNGVGIVIIDYLQLMSGSADGKNSNREQEISKISRDLKGMAKELHVPVIALSQLSRDVEKRKDGNKMPQLSDLRESGAIEQDADMVLFLYRPEYYEITTNEMGESNKGETHVRIAKHRNGQLDTVKLRAILEFQRFEDDGPVDGFGGGAPGGGGNSFAGMRGNPTDEAKLYIQKGSKMNDMDFEDETFGDAPF, from the coding sequence ATGGACGTCAATCTTAAGAAGGACAGGAATTTCAGGAAGAAACCATCGGTCGATCTCTCCACTATGGTCTACGGCAAGATTCCTCCCCAGTCGAAAGAACTGGAGGAAGCAGTGCTGGGAGCCCTCATGCTTGAAAAAGGAGCGTTCGATACGGTGATCGAGATCCTGAAGCCTGACTGCTTTTACGTGGATGCGCACCAGCGGATCTTTTCCAGCATGTTAAGGCTGGCTGGTAAGTCCATGCCCGTTGACATCCTCACCGTGGTGGAAGAATTAAAGTCTTCCGGCGAGCTGGAGCAGGTGGGCGGTCCGTTCTTCGTGACCAGGCTTACCAACATGGTAGTATCCTCTGCCAACATCGAAGCGCATGCGCGTATCGTACTGCAGAAGTTCATCCAGCGCGAGCTGATCCGCATCTCCGGAGAAATTCTCTCCGAGTCCTATGAGGATACGGCCGACGTGTTCGACCTGCTGGACTCAGCCGAATCTAAATTATTCGAAATCACTAATAACCACCTTCGCAAGAACTACGACTCCATCGATAAGATATTGGTGAATACCATTAAACGTATCGAGGACCTCCGTAACAAAGGCGAGGAAATGACAGGGGTGCCTTCCGGCTTCCCGACGTTGGATAAGATCACTTACGGATGGCAGCCAACCGATTTGATCATCCTGGCAGCACGTCCCGCGGTGGGTAAAACCGCGTTCGCGTTGAACCTGGCCAGGAACGCAGCCCTTCACCCCACACACGGCAAAGGCTCTGCGATTTTCTCGCTGGAGATGTCGTCCGGACAGCTGGTACAACGTATCCTTTCCGCAGAATCTGAAATCAAACTGGAAAAGATCACCCGTGGTAAGCTGGACGAAACCGAGATGCGCATCCTGATGACACGTGGTATCGAACGCCTGGCGAAAGCACCGATCTTTATCGATGATACGCCTTCGCTGAACATCTTCGAGCTGCGCGCCAAGTGCAGAAGGCTGGTACACAATAATGGCGTAGGTATCGTAATCATCGACTACCTGCAGCTGATGAGCGGTAGCGCCGACGGCAAGAACAGCAACCGTGAGCAGGAGATCTCCAAGATCTCCCGCGACCTGAAAGGTATGGCGAAGGAACTGCACGTACCGGTAATCGCACTGTCGCAGTTGAGTCGTGATGTGGAGAAACGTAAAGACGGTAACAAGATGCCGCAGCTGAGTGACCTTCGTGAATCGGGTGCGATCGAGCAGGATGCGGACATGGTATTGTTCCTTTACCGTCCCGAATACTACGAGATCACCACCAACGAAATGGGCGAATCCAACAAAGGTGAAACCCACGTGCGTATAGCCAAACACCGTAACGGTCAGCTCGACACCGTTAAACTCCGCGCCATCCTGGAGTTCCAGCGTTTTGAGGACGATGGTCCTGTAGACGGTTTCGGCGGCGGCGCACCAGGCGGTGGCGGCAACTCTTTCGCAGGCATGCGTGGCAATCCTACCGATGAAGCAAAACTTTATATCCAGAAGGGATCGAAGATGAATGATATGGATTTCGAAGATGAAACCTTTGGCGATGCGCCGTTCTAA